In Methanothermus fervidus DSM 2088, a single genomic region encodes these proteins:
- a CDS encoding DNA primase, small subunit (COGs: COG1467 Eukaryotic-type DNA primase catalytic (small) subunit~InterPro IPR014052: IPR002755~KEGG: mth:MTH585 DNA primase small subunit~PFAM: DNA primase small subunit~SPTR: O26685 Probable DNA primase small subunit~TIGRFAM: DNA primase, small subunit~PFAM: Eukaryotic and archaeal DNA primase small subunit~TIGRFAM: DNA primase, eukaryotic-type, small subunit, putative): MKFREISEEERRRYYRHWSVKKVPKFIIKSLKFREFAFDHDGSGPSDRYRSFKNKRKLEKFIKIRAPYAIYSSVAFYEKPHKREGWKGAELVFDIDAKDLPIKKCKCKNACEICLEQAKDIVKIINSILRNDFGLEKIHIIYSGRGYHIRVLDKDVLELDSEVRREILKYVVGWDDPGSDVFFTIPIGYPKVFTKWMKYIFLNIDENSKVEGISRYTLRKIRKNREKIKKNEFGKLRINLKRLIDPIRNINSKLVDTKVTIDVNRILRLPGSVHSKVGAVCTEVNSLDDFNPEECLI; the protein is encoded by the coding sequence ATGAAATTCAGAGAAATCAGTGAAGAAGAAAGAAGGAGATATTATAGACATTGGAGTGTAAAAAAAGTACCTAAATTTATAATAAAATCTCTAAAATTTAGAGAATTTGCTTTTGATCATGATGGAAGTGGTCCTAGCGATAGATACCGTAGCTTTAAAAATAAGAGAAAGTTAGAGAAATTCATCAAAATTAGGGCACCTTATGCTATATATTCTTCAGTAGCATTCTATGAGAAACCTCATAAAAGAGAAGGTTGGAAAGGGGCAGAACTTGTTTTTGATATAGATGCAAAAGATTTGCCTATTAAAAAATGTAAATGTAAAAATGCATGTGAAATTTGTTTAGAACAGGCAAAAGACATTGTTAAAATAATAAACAGTATATTAAGGAATGATTTTGGATTAGAAAAAATTCATATTATTTATTCTGGTCGTGGATACCATATTCGTGTTCTTGATAAAGATGTTTTGGAATTGGATAGTGAAGTGAGGCGTGAGATATTAAAATATGTTGTTGGTTGGGATGATCCAGGCAGCGATGTATTTTTCACAATACCAATAGGTTATCCCAAAGTATTTACAAAGTGGATGAAATATATTTTTTTAAATATTGATGAGAATTCCAAAGTTGAGGGAATATCACGCTATACCTTAAGAAAAATTAGGAAAAATAGAGAAAAAATTAAAAAAAATGAATTTGGTAAACTTAGAATCAATTTAAAAAGATTGATAGATCCTATAAGAAATATAAATTCAAAACTTGTTGATACAAAAGTCACAATTGATGTTAATAGGATCCTCAGATTACCTGGAAGTGTTCATTCAAAAGTTGGAGCAGTGTGTACAGAAGTCAATAGCTTAGATGACTTTAATCCAGAGGAGTGTTTAATATGA
- a CDS encoding DNA primase, large subunit (COGs: COG2219 Eukaryotic-type DNA primase large subunit~InterPro IPR007238~KEGG: msi:Msm_0073 DNA primase large subunit~PFAM: DNA primase, large subunit~SPTR: A5UJA0 DNA primase, large subunit (Eukaryotic-type)~PFAM: Eukaryotic and archaeal DNA primase, large subunit), translating to MKIFFIDPLSKEGKEIIRQDDSLDNLFDKQSIGYSYADIGLARLKWYFNKNFREYEFLFDENIAEYDVKAFYALAQAIAIKFGSSSRESRILIDSQKELTKERLKLYPRLEEKFIEKFGDIVKWTELKDAIKYGNIRFKDLLLDEGKVILSEKKFQEKFGKRFKNRDIGRFYRKIVGNKLKDIISGIVAAKVKKYINKVYEKVKSQEIKPHPNIKKIAKEISRITTRPSNIVIKPMKKSPLDPNAFPPCIKKALQGVKSGLRNYAIVTLLTPFLSRARLCPTLSGKRNLKISDYDPKLNILKNEILPMIYKAAERCDPPLFEDDPQEKRNIIAKLGFGLHEEPHLENEGESEWYSPMNCDKIQIYAPELCDPDETCKKVNNPLVYYLKKKGGD from the coding sequence ATGAAAATATTTTTCATTGATCCATTGAGTAAAGAAGGTAAAGAAATAATTAGGCAAGATGATTCTCTAGATAATTTATTTGATAAACAAAGTATTGGGTACAGTTATGCTGACATTGGATTGGCTAGATTAAAATGGTATTTTAATAAAAATTTCAGAGAATATGAATTTTTGTTTGATGAAAATATTGCAGAGTATGATGTAAAAGCTTTCTATGCATTGGCTCAGGCAATTGCAATAAAATTTGGGTCTAGTTCTCGTGAATCACGAATATTAATAGATTCACAAAAAGAACTAACTAAAGAAAGATTAAAATTATATCCCAGGTTAGAGGAAAAATTCATTGAAAAATTTGGAGACATTGTCAAGTGGACAGAATTAAAAGATGCCATAAAATATGGTAATATACGGTTTAAAGATTTATTGCTAGATGAAGGTAAAGTAATTTTAAGTGAAAAAAAATTTCAGGAAAAATTTGGAAAAAGATTTAAAAATAGAGATATTGGAAGGTTTTATAGGAAAATTGTAGGAAATAAACTAAAAGATATTATTTCAGGAATAGTCGCTGCAAAAGTCAAAAAATATATTAACAAAGTTTATGAGAAGGTTAAATCTCAAGAAATTAAACCACATCCTAATATCAAAAAGATTGCAAAAGAAATATCTAGGATAACCACACGTCCCTCAAACATTGTTATAAAGCCAATGAAAAAATCTCCACTGGATCCTAATGCATTTCCACCTTGTATAAAAAAAGCATTACAGGGTGTAAAATCAGGCTTAAGAAATTATGCCATAGTTACACTTTTAACACCTTTTCTTTCACGTGCAAGACTTTGTCCAACGCTTTCTGGAAAGCGTAACTTAAAGATCTCTGATTATGATCCTAAGTTGAATATATTAAAAAATGAGATACTTCCAATGATTTATAAAGCTGCAGAGAGATGTGACCCTCCTCTTTTTGAAGACGATCCACAAGAAAAACGTAATATAATTGCTAAATTAGGTTTTGGACTTCATGAGGAACCTCATCTTGAAAATGAAGGGGAAAGCGAATGGTATTCTCCAATGAATTGTGATAAAATTCAAATATATGCTCCTGAATTATGTGATCCTGATGAAACATGTAAAAAAGTCAACAATCCTCTAGTATATTATTTAAAAAAGAAAGGAGGGGATTAG
- a CDS encoding methionyl-tRNA synthetase (COGs: COG0143 Methionyl-tRNA synthetase~InterPro IPR001412: IPR014758: IPR002304: IPR009080: IPR 015413: IPR014729~KEGG: mth:MTH587 methionyl-tRNA synthetase~PFAM: tRNA synthetase class I (M)~SPTR: O26687 Methionyl-tRNA synthetase~TIGRFAM: methionyl-tRNA synthetase~PFAM: tRNA synthetases class I (M)~TIGRFAM: methionyl-tRNA synthetase), with protein sequence MKIFVTCALPYANGPLHLGHLRSTYIPADIYSRYQRMVGNDVLFVCATDEHGTPIAVKAEKEGKDPLEITTKYYKKIKSDLDKCDISFDNFSRTSSDIHYKVAQNFFLKLYKKGYIYEKEIKQFYCTNCKRFLPDRYVEGICPYCDSEGARGDHCEVCGRHLEVLELIKPRCILCSGEPEIRKSKHYFFKLSKFQKKLKEWVENNEELPSNVKNYTLEWLKEGLNDWIMTRDMKWGVPVPLEDAEGKVIYVWGEAFLGYISSAIEWSKKNKKDWKEYWDSGAIHFIGKDIIYHHTIFWPAMLMAYGCKLPRTVIAGEYLSLEGKKMSTSKNWVVWVSDFLKRFDSDLLRYYLTINAPLTRDTDFSWDDFQRRVNDELADILGNFIHRALMFTYRFFDAKIPEPSEFGEKDIEFEERIKESPKIVGNFIENFKFRDGLIEIMKLARDGNKYFNDQEPWKTFKENKYKAATCIYLCDQAVKAIGVLIKPYLPKTSSNILSMLNLDDNVRWEDANEFIEPNHKINKPKPLFSKIKSEVIEKEKTKLKEKVKNE encoded by the coding sequence TTGAAAATTTTTGTAACTTGTGCACTGCCATATGCAAATGGTCCATTACATCTTGGTCATTTACGATCAACCTATATTCCAGCAGACATATATTCAAGATATCAACGTATGGTTGGAAATGATGTATTATTTGTTTGTGCAACAGATGAACATGGGACTCCAATAGCAGTTAAGGCAGAAAAAGAAGGAAAAGATCCATTAGAAATAACAACAAAATATTATAAGAAAATAAAATCAGATTTAGATAAATGTGATATTTCATTTGATAATTTTTCAAGGACTAGCAGCGATATTCATTATAAAGTTGCACAAAATTTTTTCTTGAAATTGTATAAGAAAGGATACATTTATGAAAAAGAAATAAAACAATTCTATTGTACGAATTGTAAAAGGTTTTTACCTGATAGATATGTGGAAGGTATTTGTCCATACTGTGATTCTGAAGGTGCAAGAGGAGACCATTGTGAAGTATGTGGTAGACATCTAGAAGTTTTAGAACTTATAAAACCACGGTGTATATTATGTTCTGGAGAACCTGAAATAAGGAAATCAAAACATTATTTTTTTAAATTATCAAAATTTCAGAAGAAATTGAAGGAATGGGTTGAAAATAATGAAGAATTACCATCAAATGTCAAAAATTATACATTAGAATGGCTAAAGGAAGGATTAAATGATTGGATAATGACAAGAGATATGAAATGGGGAGTACCAGTTCCTCTTGAAGATGCTGAAGGAAAAGTTATATATGTTTGGGGGGAAGCATTCCTTGGATATATTTCCTCAGCTATTGAGTGGTCAAAGAAAAATAAAAAAGATTGGAAAGAATATTGGGACAGTGGGGCCATACATTTCATTGGAAAAGATATAATATATCACCACACAATCTTTTGGCCTGCTATGTTAATGGCCTATGGTTGTAAACTTCCAAGGACTGTGATAGCTGGTGAATATTTATCATTAGAAGGAAAAAAGATGTCTACAAGTAAAAATTGGGTGGTTTGGGTCTCAGATTTTTTAAAGAGATTTGATTCCGATCTTTTAAGGTATTATTTAACAATTAATGCTCCATTAACAAGAGACACAGATTTCTCTTGGGATGATTTCCAGAGAAGAGTAAATGATGAGCTTGCTGACATCCTTGGAAATTTCATCCATAGAGCTCTAATGTTCACTTATAGATTTTTTGATGCAAAAATACCAGAACCTTCAGAGTTTGGAGAGAAAGATATTGAATTTGAAGAAAGGATAAAAGAATCTCCAAAAATTGTTGGAAATTTCATAGAAAATTTTAAATTTAGAGATGGATTAATAGAGATAATGAAATTAGCAAGAGATGGTAATAAATACTTTAATGATCAAGAGCCGTGGAAAACATTCAAAGAAAATAAATATAAGGCTGCAACTTGCATATATTTATGTGACCAGGCTGTAAAAGCTATTGGAGTCTTAATAAAACCATATTTACCAAAAACTTCTTCAAATATTTTAAGCATGCTGAATCTAGATGATAATGTAAGATGGGAAGATGCAAATGAATTTATAGAGCCAAATCATAAAATAAATAAACCTAAACCATTATTTTCAAAAATAAAATCAGAAGTAATTGAGAAAGAAAAAACCAAATTAAAAGAAAAGGTAAAAAATGAATGA